In Acropora muricata isolate sample 2 chromosome 13, ASM3666990v1, whole genome shotgun sequence, the DNA window CAAGTAGGTGAATCAACTGTTTTATACACTAATTGTGATAGCGCGGAGTTTAAGACGTAGGCGAACTGACAAACTGTAAGTAGGCGAATAGACTCAAGATGTAGGCGAAATGGCCCGTCGGTTACCATATGAGCACCCGTAACACTTGCACATCGAACAAATCTCGAACAGACTTAGCAGAATTATGATACCGTTTTTGGCGATGAAGATAGAACCATTTTTGCCATACTCTAGGAACAGTGCCAAACGTAGACCCAGAAAAACACAATTCACATATATCCATTCACCATCATGTGTCTTTACTGTGTAAAATCGTGTGAAATACAAGACGACTTGATTTCCGAGAAAAGGTTCGccttttttctcctttaagaAAAGTAATTCTTGGAAATTGAGTTATTTCTGGGTTTGGCATGCAGTGTTAGCATTCTTAGCAATTGTGAAAGGCCAAATGCAAATAAGTATCTGTCATTCAACCCTTCCAACCCCCCTCccctaatccatcgaaaattaCCCCTGATACTCCATTTCTAGTAAGGGACTGATCTTTTCTCTAAAATAATAACGTCACGTTTCTCGGAATTGTCACGCTCGCAGGATGTTTTTCTAAAAATCAAACTGATTAAAGGATGAACATATTACAATATCGCTGCAGTTGTGGCGGTTGAAAATTGCACGCTTCGTCTTTTACGACTTAAAGCCACAAACGAAttaacttttatttttcttggtgATGTTCATGCTGAACTTTGactagcagtaaccaatggttaggaagtgcgggcgctcgtctgttgcgaTATGCGTGACACAAGAGacatcgatcgctccacggcaacacgtgtagaatggattcgaatgctacaaacgcaagatcaacgcttcgtcgtgtagcagaacagctacttaCACATGCAAATGAAGGCCAGTAacgaaataattttttgtttaacattttgtttttacatagAGAATAGTGAGCCgcagacagcaactgatcttgttaactttgtttattagccgacctgtttcgtctgatcaaacagacctcatcacggattctaacaagttgttgtgtgccactcactagtctctatttaaaaaaaaaaatgtgtaaaaaaaatattacattacTGAGCTTCATTTGCAAGTGTAAGCAACACAGCGAAGCGCTGATCTTGCGTTTGTagcatttgaatccattctacgtgtgctgccgtggagcgatcgatgtctcttgtgcttgcgtgactccttgCGCCCAACGCTCtcaaaaggtcaaccattcatccgtgaagttcaatttaaaacttgaacgtTGAATGTCAGAACTCTGATGTCtcattgtgaaactccaatgtcgcatctcaagcagcaatgatgttgaattataaaactcaaatgtcgcatAGTGAAGAACCAGGTTAgatgataaacttgaacaatCGAAAGGAAACCCttaattttggcggggatataacaccataaagaagacgctctttaaatggaatgaaaattttattgcttggacgagtaaacgctggccgtgacGTGTGCTtcggaaaactacatttgctcatattcacgtgaaaaacatgacccatgtcacggagcttgaactcaacaccagggcctttgctccgccgtttgttcacataccattcattccagttggaagaacaaaggaatgccaagaatgtgccCACATTTTGCTTCAAGTCGGCTATAGCGCTGaacgctttaagaacgtgccgctgaccaccgaaagcaagattagtctgcggtctcgctcttgctcgcccgcaaAAAGTAACCATTTTCATCGATCTGCTGGAGTATgtggtttatttttgtttggaaTTCCTCTTGGACACTGTTTCATAATAAATTTATAAGGGGgattttttcataattatctTAGGGTCCCAGATGTTAAATTTAGCACTGTTTCTCCAAACAATTTATGTGGCGTCATCTCATTGGCTAATTGAGAAATGATATATGAGGGCTTCCCAATAAAAGTGGCCTTGTGAGTCTTCCATTTGGAGTCATGACCAACTGTGTGCAAATCATGGACAAAGTTTTCCTTTGGGGAGGACGAGTATTATTTCTTGCGCTCATGGTGACTCAGTGCCTCTTTCTTGCTTCTTATCCAGCAATTTACAGCAGTAATCTAAAATGGTACTTAACAATTTTGTCATACGCTCCTTCGGTGCTTATGTGGTTGTTCTTGCTTTTGTTCAAGAAAGCCAAACTTCTGAAACTTCGCTGGCTGTTTGTAACCTGGGGCTTGTACGTGCTAGGTTTAGTGGTGAGCACAGCCGTTGTGTTTGCAAAGGTCGGAGACAGCCTTGACAAAGAAAAGTTTCTTGGtccaaatgttttaaaaatggTCCTTTGCATTACACCACttcttctgttgttgttgttaaacaCGGCAGAAGATGTGAAAGACCACAAGGAACTTGTGCCCTCGTTGTGCTTCCAAATGGCTGTGGATCTCTTCGATGCAGTCGAAATAATTGACATTGTCTTAGAAGAAAAAGAACGCAGCTATGGCATCCCAAAAGGATTTGGTATAGCAATGGTCGTATTAGCGTGCATCAGTTTTCTGCTATCACCCTGGCAAATGGCAGAAAATGATCTTGGAAAGGGTAAACTGCGACGACGAACAGCAAAATTGCGTTACATTGTTGAAATGATTGTTGAAAACTTGGCATTCCTCGTAATTCGTTTAGTGATTGTATTTAAATACAAGAAGGACGAATCCATTTTCATTGCGAAGAATGGAATTGCATTCGTGTTGGGTTTCATGAGAATCCGAGACCTCAAAGATGGAGTGAATTCTCGAGAAGGGACAAGGGTTCACGAAGAAGTGTCTGAGATCGTAGTATATTGTCCGACGGCTGAAACCGAGCAAACGAGGACAGTAAGATATGCTTGGTGTATGACAGATATCTCCGACCCATGATTTCAGTGAATCGACCAACCTTTGCAACCACGTTAAAATGCATGGTTAATCTCTACACTGacaatttattttgaaagctGACGATGACAAGTGGgctttagggagcttaagcgaacacgacaacgacggcaaggagaacgtcacaaatttgcatatttgacgacaaaaaacaatagttttgcacgctttgcacgtgcattcttcattttttgacattttgaagacgttctcgttctttctacgacatgaaatgacctgtttgcagttgtgtggacgacgtgagcatacaatgacaaatgttcaattctGTCTTTTTATCTCAAAAGTGCtcgttccaatttaattccaggatagttcgATCACATTTTAccagcataatgactttgaataactgtgAAATTATTGGAGAAAGGGgaaattatattttcagatgacgttctcactgtcgtcgacgtcgtctttgcttaagctctcttttGTCTTAAACGGGGAATCTCTTGATTATTTTAAATACGCCCCCTGTTGCCTGCATGAGAAATAAGTTAAAGTGTCATGTGAAAAGATAAATGAATTGCTCATAGCTTTGCAACTAATTACTATTGGCATACTTAGTTATATTTTATTGATGTTAAATCAGCCCCAAAAAGAAATGTGTATCACTTTTTGTGAGACGTAAGTGGTAtttcaacaaacaaaatttatgaAACCTACTGCCTAAGCTCATTTTCTTAGACGAGTGAGCAGTCAAATTGACCGGGACTCAATCAACTGCAGAATATATAATGCCACAATCGCACCCTACAAAAAAATTTTTACGTGAAAATCTTAAATAATCGTTTTTATTTTAACATGGACCTATTCCATTTCAAGTCTCGTACTTGCCCTTTCTGTTCCATGTGTTCAGAAACAATGAATGACCTAATTGTCTTTCGTGAACACTCTAGATGCCTATACAGGGAAATAAGATCGTGGACTAAATCAGTTGGAAGTACCCTGGCAGATTTCAATGTTTCAAACATTAGACTAGATGTCGACATAGAAAAGCAATAATACACGTTATTAGTTCCGTAGTACACCTTATTTCTCACAAGGCTCCTTTTCCTTTGCTCTTCTAGGCTGATTGCATTGAATAAACCCCGTCAATTAGCAATTGTCCTAAAAGCTGAGGGAATaatattagaattgataatCCTGGCCAAGAGGAAATACGGAAATATTCCCCCGCAGCACACCTACAAGCATCGTGTTCAACGCAATGATAAACAAGACCacaactttgcttcaacaccattcattttaccaaaactgttaTTAAATTTTAAATATTACTGAAAAATTTATTGATATACATAGTCTCTTGTCAAACGCATGGAGAGCTCGAGTTCGATGTACGTAACACCCTTTAGCCgtttttacaaaatttcaacAACATTAGGCACTCATCCCCTTTCGAAACCTCAGAAAATATATGCTAAAGTAGATATAGACCCTTAAATTTGAACTAAATTTCACTTTAACTTTGAACTCTTAACTATTAGCCTTTTCAATTAGTCGAAAAGGCAACTAAAAATACAGGTTCTTAAGAAATATTTATACTTTTAGGTATTTAATAAAAGGATGATCTAGACATGAGGTAATTTGCAATACGAGAGAAGTTTCCATTGTTGCGTACGAGCTTGCTAAAGATACATAATTTCTCTGTTTCTCGCGGGTCGAAAGCGAAATTTTTGCctacttttcatttttgtaaattttgggaaaaccaaaaaacggtgaaacttatatatatattatatttatattatattatattatattttcgTGAAACCTCCAGGAAAACacaatttctatatctttgaGTTCTTACCATTCAATAGGAttcaactacgatgctgctgtgattgaacgtaacaattttgggtgcggaatgaaaataattgtgatagagttgcgtatttgtgTGCCTCGGTTTCTCGATCTTTTACCGTAGAAGACAgttttctaccacaaattcacatgacactttcctgaattctatggactggaagttcatttgttactaaaccTACGAAGACCTTTTATTTGTGTTGTAAGTggctttcgtcaattttctgagcaacttcacgaacggtttgttccgccatttcgtttgttttgaaaaatttcattccccggttagtgagttaatccacctcgctagatgtgttaaatttaacccttactttatccctgggatagtgctaatcgtgttttgtggaaCGCAATCTAACCGGAGGACAACATTTATCCCTTGATTAGCAGGATTTAAccctcgattagcgctaatcgtcttttcaggaaccggggcctggTCAGTAGCTCTTAACTAATTTACATAAATAGTTAGGAACCTGGGTATGATGTTGTCAAGTAAGTATATGTAATGTATCCTCAAATCAAATATGGCGGTTTGAGtggtttgtttctttgaaaGTGCGCCCTACGGTATATTATTTCTGACGTATTCAGCTCGGAGGACAGCTAAAATGCAAAGGAGACTTGTTAAAAGTGAAAGCCCTGTGGTTGAGAACTCTTTTAGGCGAAAGCAATTGACAAGAAGATCTCATGCGGCATTTACTTGGGTTTTTGTAAACGTGGTGCTGGCGGCAGCGTTCTTCGGCGAGTTGTAAGTGCAGAGTAGTCATCTCGGCATCAGGAGATTTCGCCATTAGTTAATTCGCTACTAAGAGGTGCTCGTTCTTGTAGGGTGGGAGTTTCAGGATATTGATAAAAATTTGGTCGCGAATAGGTTGTTAGGATTCTTCGTGGTGGCGAAATGTCCATATACCCTTTGTAAGGAGAGGATTTTGAAAGTTTGTTCTTGTTTATATTAACATGTGACATTTCTTTGCAACTTTCAAAGTACCTAATTACCGTAATGCTCCTGTACCGGGAACAACTCAATTAAAATTAGATTACGCGAAAACAGTTTGACTTATGGCAGACATGATTTCCCTTCGTTTCACCTAAGTTTGTCCGGTTGGACAAGGTCGATAACcagatgggtgaccatctgggaGGAAGTGCTTGATGTACTTTTGTGAAAGGAGTCTGGCTAGTGGCGCAGTGGTCATTAATCACATTTTTCACCTGTACGATCTTTATACTATGGTGGCTGAATTTCAGTCAATCTCATTTTGACTTTGAGGGCTCCAGGTACTCTGTTTCGCTCTCTCGTGCTAATCAACTCATGCTAGCAGGGCCTCTCTGAATAACACTGCAATGGCATGGACTCCCTGGGTAAATAGCGTAGTTACTTCATGTGCTAAAATGACTGCTACTAATACCTGAAAAACCAGTGTATCCTAATTAAAATTTACTGGTTACTTCGCTTTCAGGGCATTTGGTTCTGTCGCtcattattttgaaattcaacATCCTTTGATGTACTTTGGTGGTACGTTGATTATTTTGACTGTAGATAATTTTGTACTTCAATTTAAACAATGTCATTGGGCATGCCAGACTTGTATGCAGGTAACTATTATATGTATAattataccacacaagtgaatgaGGCTTGCGGCATACGCTGATTAACTCGCTTGGAGGTGACTGGCTAAGTCCTATAATATTTACCTCTGAGCATTGAGCGGCACGCGGAACTCTAAAAATTATTGATCATTGTTCTTTAATTGTTACAGAATGATATACAATAGTAGTTTTTGGCACtttttataaattcaacttatgtcgtataattaattttattatactgaaacaattattattcaccttGGTGTCAATGAATAGCACTTGGTAGATATTTACCTCGCTGCTGCATAGCTCAGCAAATATCCACCTCTactcacctccacctcagtgattAATTGTTAGTTTTGTAAGTAATAGACCAGAATTTCTATGGGTTTATCTGCGAAATAAACCTACATGGGATGTTGGGAGGAGGAGAAAAAAAACTAAGTTAAGATATTTTGTACATCAAAGCAAGTCTTTAAAAGAGGAAACATGCTTTCTGCCtttgtaaaatttattgtttttcCAGGCAAATCTTGATCTTTGCAACTACAAGATTCTGATTTGCATCTTTTTCAGTGCTCCTTCTAGCTTTGTggtttacattttgttttgccatCGACTTGTACCATTACATGAGGCCTGTGCTGGGACAAAACAGTGTTTTGCTCTCGCAAGAACAAAGGCTTCTTCTTGGCATCAGACCAACAGGTACAGGGCTGCATTGAGAAAACCAGTGGTAAATGAATATGTTATATATTTTATGTCAGCCATGAGATCAGTGTTAGTGAGGGAACTATGGCAGTGGAACAAAAATGCTGGCGAAAAAAGACACCCTTGAATTGGTGGCAGTTGAGGAGGTGTCAGTTCCACAAAGAATAACACTGCATGCCTCTTTTGTCCCTTCAAGTCATGTTTTTTATCTACCAGTCCTTGAAGATGAGTCATGACATATAATATGACCAAACcttaattgaagggctctgggcaaaaacgtcgtAACTtacattttggttttttttttagtttgtgctcaaaagtggttgactttttgcatgtcacccaacattattgcatatgttaatctttggaaataaaaaacaaaccagccaaaaatattatagaacactttttttcttaataatgttgggttacatgcaaaaagtcagccactttttagcacaaatgaaaaaaaaaaaaatgcaatatgTCAGTTTGGACATTTGtacccagagcccttcaattcaTATTCATTATCTGGGGGTCTAGTTTGTGTTGTATCAACTATTGTTTTGTTCTCCAATCATAGACAGTGTCTTAAATGGTATGTACATAAGTTCTCTCCCTGATTTCATTGCTATTTTAATTTTCAGACTCAGGATTCAAGCTTGCCCCAGTTGAGACACCATCTTATAATGGGTCTGTGTCTCCAACCATTATCCCTTCTTCATCGCCCTCCATTGGAATGCCCTCAAACCTCACCAATACACCTCCAAGACTCGTTGGAACACCTCCTCGAGTAAGCAGACCATCAACTTGCTCAATGAAGTCAAGTTTGCCTACTAGAATCTCTTGGTTACACAGAATGTTTTTATGAAAGCATAGACTACTTGATAAAAattgtcagaaaaaaaattaagaagacAGGCAGTTAAGTTTACTAAAGTAGACGGCAGTGGAGTCTGGATTTTCCCTTTGCTcttatgtattttttctttttactggGAAGCCGTAGGTGGTAGAGGTATTCTGGTTGCTGGCAATTCTTCTGGTCACTAATGTATTTTGACAGCTCTGCCTAACAAACTTTTATCTGCTGATGACAcaaaaagtgagaaaaaaatcaGAGTGCCGGTGGGTGGGAGACAAACCTCTGACTGGGGACTTCTAGTTGGGATGCTCATGCCCTAAGCAGACGAGATTCGATTCATTTTTGTCTGTTTCAGCAGACTATTATAGGTCTgatgtcaataattttttttaatgtcctGCGATACTTCAAAGTCTGAATTGTtgcctaataattattgttatcaattGCGCTGTGAGAACTGTGGGATACAGTTCACACATAGCAATAATGATTATTGAGCATTTGCCAAAATAACAACTTTAATCTGCAGTGCTATAGTTACTTTAGCACTCTAATTTGGTTGTCTATAATTTCAGCAGAATTCATGGCAAAAAGCGGCCAAATACGCATTAAGCACAAGACTCAGGGCACAAGCATACAAAGGAGGGTGGGAAATAATTTTTCCCTCTGCCCATTTTTTAAGTGTCAATTATTAATTGGGCAAGGTTGTTACTTATTTCATTTCAGTCAAATACTAGTTCACCAAGAACTCCTGTGACAGGTACTCCATCATTCTACAATGAAACGGTATCAACGCCAGATTCCAGGTACGTCTTCATGTCATCAGCTTAACTCCAACCCATTTTTCAAAGTGAGTCAGAGTGTGCTGTTATTGTCGGGGGTAGGGGGAGGGGGGAGTTTAGTTTTGATTACTTATTAATTGGGGACAGATTTGGTCATGTCTTATTAATTTGTTATTGGAAGTGCATTTTATTAAAAATCTTCTAAGCACCTGTAAGTTTACTGGTATCACGTTTTTTGTTACGCTGCACTCCCCAATAAGCCAATGAATGCTGTACACGAGCAGcgtataaagtaaaaaaaaatgaatgcaataaaaattaataaagttgCCTTTCAGGTCCCGACAATCATCACCTGCCAGATCACCATGTAAGTTTTAACAAAGTGTTATTGTCAGTGATTGTACAGTAATTACATTGTAACATTACGGTTATAACCCTTTTCCAATACAAGTGTGTTGTAGCTCCTCCGGGTCTCCATTTTTAGTGGTTCCTTTGTGACTTCTGTTGTTATTAAGGTTACTAGGTGTATTGTTTGTGCTGTATCATCTGTACACCTCCCACTCTCTGATGCCAGACCTGTGGCAGGGGTTTCCACGCCCACATGAGTCTTATCAGCCATCAGCTGCAGCATGgtgctgtctgctcctgttgtgattggtcggagtaattgctttggtttttcgacagtcatttgaaaactgctctaattgaTTTATAAGGAAGTTGCGTTCATACGTGATACACAGTGAAAGAAACATATTAATAAAACTCAAATGGAGGGAGGTCTCGAGTTATAGGGGTTTGTATCCCTGTGGCAATTGAACATATTTCTTATACAAACTTTGTGTTTGTGCATGACCTTCTTCTGTATCACTTTTCTTGTGTGTTTTTAGTTCATTCCAGTGAATGCATGACTGATTTAGACTCGTTAACACAGTACATAAGAGAACAAGAGGAGGAACATGACAGGTTGCAGAGAGGTACCATTTGTGATGTACTCCAACGTTTTAGAATTTGAAGACCTTCTTGTGCTCCTACTTTGTGCGTTCATCATTAAATCGTTTCGAAAAAACGAGTTCTTCGTTTTCGTTCTTATATTTTGGGATCCTTGTTTCAAATATGACCGGGCTTTGGGCGGAAATAGGTGAACTAATTCAATTACCCCCATTTTATCCTTCAATCTGACTTTAAGTTTTTTCCTAGTATTTGCATCTATACCATGTTAAGTGTATTTTGACGGAGTTAATAACTAGGCGTAATTGTATGCGTCTGAGACTTTTGTCGGCGTATAGCGTTGTCATGCTTTATCATGAAGTAGGTTTAGCAGGCTCATCTCGGCTGGCTGTAGAGACAGGCGCTCTTGATTCGTGCTGGCCTCGTTGTGGACTGTTCCTCGTGATGCAAAATAATAGTCTTGGAGTTCAAGGATTGCGTTCTGACATTCAACgtgattaagatgatttccgcacaacattcgagcaataatggtaaaaattggcaaaaattaagttaccaaaaaaatcctcttagcatggtaatattttgaataaaggtaagaagatcctatcgagatttaagctctcaagctgaccccgcgagagaaaattgaacttgaagttatccatatttcagttaaaaaggacatttcgcgttagttgtaaacacaataacactcgcttttagcattcttacgaagtttgacattaaatttctcgagaatgcttggggatttcatcgcggggtcacttagagaacttaattacaatgagatgttttaaatagcattcaagaagttaccgtgctgtgagtagagttttagtaaataatttttgcaagtaattgctcgaactctGAACGGAATCTGtgttaaataaaggatatttgtgTATGTGGAATGTATGTTTTAACACCTGAACAGTGTCTCAGCCAGACCCGCATTCGCTTGGCAGAGGGCAACCATATTGGTCGAGCCATCGGTACGATTTTACACCGCCTTTGAATGTCTACAGGATAGCAAGAAGGTATTTATTTCGCACAGTGAATTAAAGTTTTTAAGAATAAAGTGGGAGAAGAAGTGAAAAGGATGGggtcggcttttttttttttgaattcaCTTATTTCACTTTCGTATAACGAAGTGGGTTTTTCCAAAagtaaatttttaaaactgcgAGAAAAACACCGGAAATGTTCGAATATTTCCTTGGAATCTCTCGAGCTTCATCAATTATACGAATAAATGGGGATCGCGTAACTTCACGTAGCACGTAACACGTAACATTTTCACGTAGTCTTGTGTAGTTACGCGATCCGactataattatttattcacaGTAAGGGCGAAAGCGATTGTTACTCTTCTGTGCTTCTTGCGTCTTTCCCTCATACTCAAcccttatttttatttctttcccCACAACCCACCCCATGTGCATTAAAATACCCTTTAgcctatttaacaattagttcatgaTTGGCGTGGGCCTTTCGAGTTATGAATGGGCGCAGGAGGTTGCTAAGCGCGAGAGAGAAGCGTTAGAATCACTCGATGCGATAGCAGAGTGCTTTTCTAGCATCtggagtgcttagcaactttcCAAGTGCGTCCAGAACTCGACGGTCGCACGCCAAACAGGAGCCAATCGATTTATTTACACTGAcattgttttatcaaatgtTACATTCTCCAAACCCATTAAAAGCATaaagacatgcatttcaatggcttcattgcgtcatcagcgcgtgtccataagattatgaatcacgctgatgacgtaagcaaattgCGTGACTTTGCCGATTATGTTATAACTTACTGCTTCATTAGTCTAGGAAGTGTTTATGTTTGCCTCTATTTTCTCGAATTCACACATTTCAGGTCTCCTGATTTGAGTTCATCTCGCGATGATGATGAATCTGGTTACAACAGTACAAAAGCAGAAGAGGTGAGCGATTGACTATTCATATCTTTTGATCCTTGAACAAAATCTCCTGTGAGGAATAAAGTGGCTTGGTGGTTTTGATACATACGTtcaatgaaaagaacaaaaaataaacgAGTTATGGCGAGGTTGTTTTTCGCTCGTCAATCTCTTGCCTTGCTTCATTCAGTTTTCCACATGGTTCTTCAAAGGATTTCCAACACAAcggcataatgagattcctgacACTATTTACGCGTCACGAAGTGTGTTTGGTTAGGGTTCTGCATATACTTTACGTATGGAGACACTCTGTGTTGTGTACATAATGTCAAGAATCTAATTATGGCGACGTATTGGACAATAGAGATTTTTGGAAAATCTTAGGTGTTGCAAATTGTGTTGATTCCCTAGGTATGGGTCAAACTTCACGTCACCAGAACGGACCTAGACCACTGGACTGAAAACTGTAGAAAGGTAAGTTTGATGTTGTGTACATGAGGAGGGAATGCTGCAAATTTCCCCCTATAAATTTATGAAGGagaaacaaaatgttttgtttttattttttctttctcgtcagcctctttttctttctaaagtgcacaatatttattttaatgtttttctttctctcttttattGAA includes these proteins:
- the LOC136895596 gene encoding uncharacterized protein, which codes for MTNCVQIMDKVFLWGGRVLFLALMVTQCLFLASYPAIYSSNLKWYLTILSYAPSVLMWLFLLLFKKAKLLKLRWLFVTWGLYVLGLVVSTAVVFAKVGDSLDKEKFLGPNVLKMVLCITPLLLLLLLNTAEDVKDHKELVPSLCFQMAVDLFDAVEIIDIVLEEKERSYGIPKGFGIAMVVLACISFLLSPWQMAENDLGKGKLRRRTAKLRYIVEMIVENLAFLVIRLVIVFKYKKDESIFIAKNGIAFVLGFMRIRDLKDGVNSREGTRVHEEVSEIVVYCPTAETEQTRTVRYAWCMTDISDP
- the LOC136896198 gene encoding transmembrane protein 209-like, giving the protein MQRRLVKSESPVVENSFRRKQLTRRSHAAFTWVFVNVVLAAAFFGELAFGSVAHYFEIQHPLMYFGVLLLALWFTFCFAIDLYHYMRPVLGQNSVLLSQEQRLLLGIRPTDSGFKLAPVETPSYNGSVSPTIIPSSSPSIGMPSNLTNTPPRLVGTPPRSNTSSPRTPVTGTPSFYNETVSTPDSRSRQSSPARSPFHSSECMTDLDSLTQYIREQEEEHDRLQRVSQPDPHSLGRGQPYWSSHRYDFTPPLNVYRIARRSPDLSSSRDDDESGYNSTKAEEVWVKLHVTRTDLDHWTENCRKWLCQTILVRLVSQIEAVNEILTRIGCSELQLGTVNLGAARQVALTKADQVPSLASIIPYLEASNNQEYLVQRLSELAQGGCMGLYRWNSGGQYRGKAWEQDLLADSQLVLRMFCTYMDSRLPADPTFPDRRTFTGLHFLKTPDKPDARKSDLCIYQSRLHPPHFKVIVEDEVFDMPKGQNNLFHTIIFFLHHVKTKRYGMLGRVNLGKSGVNILCILNKK